The DNA window GAATCATAAATAGAGACAGATGTCGCAGAGGTATAGGTGCCACTGTCAGCTGGATCAAATTGCAATGGATCTAATCCTGGTGATGTTGCCGGTAGATTCATTGTCATATCAACATTGTCAGTCGATTCTGGCACACCCGCAGTATCGGGGATTTGTAGCGGTTTTGTTGACGCCATACTCACGGCTTTTGGTGAACCATCATCATTAACATCATAGACTTGCAAATAATTACCCGCTGAGTTAGTCACAAAACTATTTGCATCAAGCTTGAAGGCGCCTGCACGCGTATAATTACGGTCCATAGACTCAAGTCCATCAGACATAACGAAGAAACCATTACCGTTAATCGCTAAATCAAGCGAGTTCTCGGTAAAGTTCAAACTACCTTGTTGGAACTGCTGTGCAACATGAGCAGTTGCTACACCATTACCAACAGAGGTTTTAGCATTTGAGAAAATCGATGTTGCATAAACATCGCCAAACTCGGCGCGAGACTCTTTAAAACCCGTGGTATTAACGTTAGCAATATTATTTGCCGTTGTATTAAGGTCTTTCTGAGCAGCGTTAATCCCACTCAAGGCGATGTTAAATGACATAAGGTTTCCTTATTCGGTAAATTTAGTAAGTTTTAGCTGCAACTTCTGTTGCTTGGCTCAGAGGAAGACTACCCATACCTTTCAAATTTAATATAATGCCGTTGCCGGTATTACCGATATTGACACTTTCAACATGCTGGAAACTTGATATTTTTAGGTCTTGAGCATTGCCACCTATTGATGCCGATGCTTTTAAGCGGTAACTTCCTTCCGCCACTTTATTGCCATTCATGTCAGTACCATCCCAATCAAAGGCAATAGCACCGCTTTTTTGTTCGCCCAAATCGATAACGTTAACGACTTCACCGACTTGATTGGCAATTTGCAAGCGTAAATTAGGTGCATTCTGAGGTAAATCAATACGCCCAGATACATTTTCACCATCAGATAAAAATGCTGATGATGCAGGTGCTAATACCTTAGAACCCACCAGACTCGATGCTTGCAGTGCTTGATTTGAACTCATGATCGTATTTAACTGCTCGAACTTGCTATCCATGTTAGAAATACCATCAGCGGTAGTGAATGACGCCATTTGCGCCACCATCTCTGAGTTTTCTACAGGCTTGAACGGGTCTTGATAAGCCAGCTCTTGTGTTAATAATGAGAAAAAGTCTTCTTGACCGAGTTCTTTGCGGGTAGTTTCTGCCGCTTGCTCTGCCGCATCCTTTTTATCCGCTTTAAACTGACTGCTAAAGTCAGCTATGTTATTACTGTTATTAATTGTCGTCACAGCCCAATATCCTCTATTAACCTTGGCCTAACGTTAATGTCTTATTCAACATTTGTTTAGCAGAATCAGCTATTTGCACGTTAGTTTGGTATGAACGAGATGCGCTAATCATATTTGCCATCTCTTCCATTACATTTACATTCGGACGATATACATAGCCATTTTCGTCAGCTAATGGATGATTTGGATTAAATTCATTAACTAATGGCGCATCACTTTCTACAATCCCTGCAACATTCACGCCAACTGCTTCATTTTGCGCAGCATTAGCTTGATCAAATTGTGCTTGGAAAATAGGATAACGTGCTTTATAGGTCTCACCGGCGCTACTACTCACACTATTCGCGTTAGCAAGGTTACTCGCGGTTGTATTTAAACGAACCGATTGTGCACTCATTGCCGAACCGGCAACATCAAAGACTCGAAATAAGCTCATAATTATTGTCCTTTAATTGCCTTACGCATAGTTTGAATTTTACTGCTTAAAAATGACAGTGATGCCTGATATTCCATGCTATTTTGCATAAAACTAGCACGCTCAGTTTGTACATCGACTGTATTACCGTCACCAGTGTCGGGTTGATTCGGGATTCGATATTGAAGATCAGACGCTATATCTCTGCCGCCTGATATATGACGTTCGCTGGTTTTTGATAAATTAAAACTACTACCTTGGGTCGCACTGGCAAGTGCATCCTTAAAGCTTAAATCTTTAGCTTTAAACCCCGGCGTGTCTGCATTAGCAATATTACTGGCTAATACCTCTGCACGACGCTCTCTTACGCCAACAGAATATTGGTGTATACCCAATGCATTATCAAAATTAATAGCCATGAACGCCTCCTATAACATTTATATCGTAATCAATCGTATGATAATTACGATGATACAAATGATGAAAGCAACATATGTGCCAAAATAGGTAATGAAAGAGTTGTTTTATTTAACTTATAAACACAACGAAAATAAATCAATTAAAATCAGAAGCTTAAAGACAAACCAAAGTAATACAAATAAAGTTGAAATTAAAAAATATAGAGATGAATATAGAAGGGGATCTAAAGAAAAACTGTTAAATCAATTTTTTGACGGTGTATGGCGGCCGGTTACCGTCAATAAATGAACATCCATGTTCAAACAGTTACCATCATAAAATAGGCTATTTTAACCTATATACAATCCCAGGATTACAACGGATCATTTCAAACTTATCCGTTAACCCAGTCAAGGATTCAGATGCGCCTAGAAAGAGGTACCCGCCCGGCTTTAATGATCCTGCAAATTGATTAAGGATCTGACTTTTAATCTTTGGAGAAAAATAAATCAGAACATTACGACAAAAAATAATATCGAACTTACCGAGCAAAGCATAACTTTCCAATAAATTGATTTCACGAAATGTCGTTAATTGCTGCACGTCACGATTCACTTTCATTTTATCATCAGGTAGTATCGTGAAAAACTGACGCTTACGTTCAGGAGACAAACCACGGCCAAGCGCCAGACGGTCATATACCCCCTCCTTGCAATGCTGAATCATTGTCGGTGATATATCCGTACCAATAATTTGCACATTAGGTTTAACTAAACGCTTGAGCTTTTCTTGCGTTTCAATCGCTGACATGGCAATCGAAAATGGTTCTTGTCCAGATGAAGAGGCGGCAGACCATATCTTAATCGGCTGACCTTTATTAATAAATTCAGGTAAGATCTTTGTCTGTAAATACTCGAACGGGTAAATATCACGAAACCACAACGTTTCATTAGTGGTCATCGCATCAATAACATCATTACGTAAATCACGCGCTAACATAGTCATCGATTTTTGTACTAGCTCAGTTAAACTGGTCATTTTATGCTTTGCCAGTAGTGGCAATAAGCGACTTTTAACTAAATATTGTTTATTTTGCCCTAATACAATACCGCACTGAATTTCAAGAAATTCACTAAAACGGGTATAAACTTCATTTGACAATGTTTGCACTATTTTTTACTCAACTTTCTATATGAAAATACATTTATTCAACACAGCAATTCCCCTAACTAGGGTCTGCTGCTTTTAATGCTTTTAAAACTGCACCCGCAAGCTCATCGGGATTAAATTTTGCGATAAAATCATTTGCGCCAACTTTGGTTACCATTGCCTGATTAAACACACCACTTAATGACGTATGTAAAATAATGTACAAACCATTTAATGATTGATCATTTCTCACTTCTGCAGTAAGTGTATAACCATCCATTTCTGGCATCTCAATATCTGAGATCATCAGCGCAACTTGTTCGGTAATAGGTCCATTACCCGCCATTTCACGTAGTTGATTTAAACCATCACGACCATCTTTCGCCAATACGATCTTAAAACCAAGATCCGATACCGCTTTTTTGATCTGATTACGCGCAACACTTGAATCATCCACAACCAGGATCACTTTTTCTACAGCTTTCTTATCTATTTCCGTGGCAGTTGCTAATATGTCAGCACTGATTTCCATTTTTACCGGTGCGACTTCGTGCAGAATTTTTTCCACATCAAGTACTTCTACTAGCTCTTTATCGACCTCTGTTACTGCCGTTAAATAACTATATCTACCTGTACCTGTTGGAGGCGGTAAAATAGCTTCCCAGTTAATATTAATAATACGTTCAACGCTGCCGACTAAAAAGCCCTGTACTGAACGATTATATTCAGAAATAATAATAAACGCTTTGCTTAAGTCCTCAATAGGACGACCGCCTGTTGCTAAACTTAAATCGATCACGGAAATAGTCTTACCACGTATATGGGCAACACCACGCACAACACGATTAAGCTTAGGCAGAGTCGTTAATGGCGGGCATTGTAATACTTCTTTTACCTTAAATACATTGATACCAAAACGCTGACGCCCGTTTAAACGGAACATAAGTAATTCTAGGCGGTTTTGTCCTACCAATTGTGTACGTTGATTGACCGTATCCAGTAATCCTGCCATTATTCATCCTCAGGTAAATTCGCTTATTTTCAACATGGCTTAAATATTGCTTACCACTGTATTGTTCATTTATATTGTTCTTTACGGTATAAAGCAGTCAAAAATTTGGCTCTTAAATCACTTTATACGTAACCTTTAATCTTATATCGGCTTAGAAACCTAAATGCTTAAATATATTTTTTCATCGCTATTTTTCTATTGTTTCAGTTTCCTGAGTTATTTACCACTTGCGAACGCAACAACAGATCAATATCAAGTTATTGAGGAGTTTGCGGAATCTTTTATCAAAGCGCAACTACCTAGCTCTCAGAATGAAAGAGTAAGCATAGAAGTAACAAAAATTGACCGCAGAATAGCAGTAACTCAGTGTGAAGGTAATATCTCCGCAGCGTTAGTTGGTAATAAAAGCTTACAACGCTCCGCGACGGTGAAAATAAGTTGTGATAGTACTGATAACTGGCAACTCTACGTACCATTAAAGATTATTCGACTAGTACCGGTGGTGATTAGTAATCGACCTTTATCAAAAGGTAGCCTATTAGCTAAAAATAATACTAAAATAGAATATATGAACCGTGTATTATTACGCTCAGGTTATATTTCTGATTTGGCGTTTGTTAATAGAGCACGCTTAAAAAGACCTCTCTCGGCTGAACAAATAATCTCAACACGGGATATATGTCTTGTGTGTAAAGGTGAAAGCGTTACAATTACCAGTTCAGTGGGAAATCTAACCGTAAAAACTGATGGTGTAGCATTGGCTAACGGTATTTTGGATGAAAAAATCAAGGTGCGTAACAGTAAATCGAAACGAACTGTTTCGGGTATTGTCCAAGCAGCAGGAACCATCCAAATAAACTATTAAATTTTGCTAAAGTTTTATTGTCATAAGTCGATAATATTTTAGTACACCTGTTTACAATTCAATAGGTAGAAAAATGGCCATAAATTTAACCAATTTAAATAACCGCAGTCTCCAGCTAGATCAAGCAAGAAGTGCGCAGCAGAAAACCAGAGTTCAAAATGGTAATCCGACTCAAACTTCACCGCAGCGTATAGCACAAGGCGACTCAGTTAACATTACATCACAAGCCAAAAGTTTGACCGCTATGGAACATGATTTAGCTCAAGGTACGCCTGTTAATGAATCGAAAGTCGAGAGTTTGAAAAAGGCCATTGCTGATGGTAGCTATCAAGTTGATGCGAATAAATTAGCAAAGAATATGTCTAACTTCGAATCTTTACTTGTATAACCGCGTACCGTAATAGACATGACAATAAAAACATTGCCCGAATTACTCGTTTTACAGGTATCTTATGTAGAACAATTACTGACTCTACTGACAGCTGAAAAATCAGCGTTAGAGTCACGCGATGTCACGGCACTAGAAAAGCTCAGTCAAGATAAAGAACAAAAAATAACCCAAGTCGCCGAGCTTGATGTCAAAATAAATCTACATCCTGATGCTGCAGAATTACTGTCTACTTATCTCTCTCAAAAACAACAAATTGAAACTGAACTCACTCAATGCCAAGAATTGAATGACGTTAACGGTAAGTTGATTGAGCTCAATCTACGTAATAGTAAACGGCTAACCGATACTATCGTCCGTAGTCGCTCACGTAATAATATTACCTATGATAAATTAGGCCGTACTCGCGGATCATCTTCGACCCTAGGTTTAACATTTAAATCCTGATCCAGTGCCTTACTGTTATATTTGAGTTAACAAACCGTCACATTAATCGCTAAACCACCTTTCGATGTCTCTTTATATTTATTTTTCATATCATCCCCTGTGGCTTTCATCGTTTTAATCACCTGATCAAGTGATACCTTATGGTCTCCAGCTCCCATACGCGCCATACGTGAGGCATTAATCGCTTTCACCGCACCAATGGCATTACGCTCAATACAAGGGATCTGAACCAAACCAGCAATCGGATCACAAGTTAGCCCCAAATTATGTTCCATGCCAATTTCAGCAGCATGCTCGACTTGTTCTAGTGTCCCGCCTCTTATTGCCGTCAAGCCTGCGGCTGCCATAGAACAAGCAACACCAACCTCACCTTGACAGCCCACTTCAGCGCCAGAAATAGAGGCATTTTTTTTATATAAAGTCCCAATTGCGGCACAGGTTAATAGGTAAGTTTTTATTTTATCTTCTGTTAACGGGCTAACGAACTGATCATAAAAATACATCACCGCAGGAATAATACCGGCAGCACCATTGGTGGGTGCCGTCACAACACGCCCTCCAGCCGCATTTTCTTCATTAACTGCCATCGCATACATATTAACAAAATCCATACCGTGAAACGTATCATCTTTGGCATCTGGCGCTTGTAATCGCAAGTATAAACCAGGTGCACGACGGCGAACCTTTAAACCACCGGGTAAAACACCTTCATTACGGCAACCTCGATGAATACAATCAACCATGATGCTATGTAGCTGTAATAAATTTTTATTAATGACATCATCGGGATTTAATTGGCGCTCATTTTCATACATGAGCTTGGCAATAGATAACCCATGTAATCGACAAGTAGCAAGGAGTTCATCAGCACTATCAAATTTATATTTAGGCAGGATTTGGGCATTAACTTCCAATGGTTGTTCGATGTGATCATGGTCGAGAATAAACCCTCCGCCAATTGAATAATACGTCTTACTCAATACAATATGATCTTGGTTTAAAGCTGTTATCGTCATTCCATTACTATGATAAGACAAGGTTTTACGCTGGTGCAGCATGATGTTTTCAGCTCGCGTAAAAGGCACAAAACCAATCTCGTTCAAGTCAATGCCTTGCTGTGCCTCTATTTTCGCTAATATCTCGGGCACCAAATCAGAATCGATCTTGTCTGGTTCATAACCTGCTAACCCCAAAATAACTGCGATATCACTGCCATGACCAACCCCAGTCTGTCCTAACGAACCAAATAGTGCAGCATTAATACCTAAAATAGGTTCACTATTATCGAGTGCTTTAAGCTGTTGTAAAAAATCAAATGCCGCGCGCATAGGACCTACAGTATGTGAACTCGATGGTCCAATACCAATACTAAACATATCAAAGGTACTGATCATAAAATACTCCCTGATTAATGAATATGACTTACTGTAGGTATAGCACATGATTGTTTGTGCAATTTTATTACTATTTTGAAAAAATATTACGACTATAATTAGTTATAAACCTACATGGATTCTGCCTGTAAATTCGTCATTATCGCTATGTTTATGCTGTTAAATCAGTTTTAACCATAATAAACTCACAAAAATCTGTGGAACGATGCTAAACATAAGTAAAAAATGTAATAATAGTTCGACTTACTTCATATTTTTTACATAATTCACGTAATAAATATCCAGCAAGGTTTATAATGCAGCCATAGATTCGCATTTACCTTCATTACTTTATCATGCGCCCATTGCGGAGCTTGCCAGGGAAATATCATGAGTATGCTCGAAAAAATAATCCAAAATTTAGAAATATTCAGTAAGTCTGAAAAAAAGGTTGCTGATGTTATTCTAGAATCTCCGCAATCCGCTATTCATTCAAGTATTGCGACACTTGCGAAAGTTGCAGATGTAAGCGAGCCGACAGTTAACCGTTTTTGCCGTCGTCTAGATACCAAAGGTTACCCTGATTTTAAATTACATTTAGCACAAAGCCTAGCTAACGGAACCCCATACGTAAACAGAAACGTAGAAGCAAACGATGGTCCTGAAGTTTATACGCAAAAAATATTTGAAACGACTATCGCTCACTTAGACTCAGCAAAAAATAGCTTAGATCCTGAAGTAATTAATAAAGCGGTTGATCTACTTATTCAATCGAAACAAATTTCGTTCTTTGGCTTAGGCGCTTCCGCATCGGTTGCCCGTGACGCTGAAAACAAATTCTTCCGTTTTAACGTGCCCGTCATTTGTTTTGATGACATTATGATGCAACGCATGAGTGTAATTAACAGTACTGAAGACTCGGTAGTTGTATTATTCTCACACACAGGCCGTACTAAAAGTATGGTAGATGTAGCGAAACTAGCACGTGAGAATGATGCAATCGTGATTGGTATCACAGCACAGGACTCACCACTAGCAGAATACTCGAATCTGGTTATTTCACTTGATGTAATGGAAGATACTGACGTATATATGCCGATGGCATCACGTGTCGCGCAATTGGTACTGGTTGATGTACTCGCGACAGGCTTCACATTACGTCGTGGTGAAAAGTTCAGAGAAAACTTGAAGAAAGTAAAATCCGCAATCAAGGATTCGCGCTTTAACAAAATAGATTAATCCAAAATGGCCGCTGATATGTGGCCATTTTTATTTCCCCTATCACTTTTTTACTTATTCTTGTCACCAAACGGTAATCAAGCCTTTGCATACTAATACGATTGACCATCACCTTTTGTCTGACAGTATTTAAATAACATACTTTAAAATATCATCTTATTATTCATATGGAGTCATTATGTTACGTCGTACTAAAATTGTAACCACCTTAGGTCCAGCAACAGATCGCGATAATAATCTAGAAAAAATTATTCTTGCTGGTGCCAATATGGTACGTATGAACTTTTCTCACGGCAACGCCGAAGATCACATCAAGCGTGCCGAAGACGTTCGTGCTATTGCTAAAAAACACAATAAACACGTGGCTATTTTAGGTGACTTACAAGGTCCTAAGATCCGTGTATCTAAATTTACAGATGGAAAAATCCAATTAAACCTAGGTGATAAATTCTGCTTAGATGCAACATTTGATAAAACTGCGGGTAATAACCAATGCGTTAGTATCGATTACCCAGAACTAGCAAATGATGTTTTCGCGGGTGATGTACTGCTACTTGACGATGGCCGTGTACAATTAAAAGTAACCGAAATTAAAGGTCAGCAGATCCACACTGAAGTGACGGTAGCAGGCCCGTTATCAAATAACAAAGGTATCAACAAACAAGGTGGTGGTTTATCTGCTGAAGCGCTTACTGACAAAGATAAAGCAGATATTCTAACTGCAGCTAAAATTGACGTCGACTTTATTGCGGTTTCTTTCCCGCGTAATGGCAGTGATATCAATTATGCGCGTGAACTTGTTCGTGCTGCGGGCTCTAATGCGAAAATCTGTGCCAAAGTCGAGCGTGCAGAGACTGTAGCAACAAAAGAAAGCATGACAGAGATCATCCTAGCCTCTGATGCCATTATGGTTGCACGTGGCGATCTAGGTGTTGAAATTGGCGATGCGGCACTTGTGGGTGTACAAAAATCACTGATCCACTTATCACGTAAATATAACCGTGTAGTGATCACCGCAACACAAATGATGGAATCAATGATCAATAGCCCAATGCCAACACGTGCAGAAGTAATGGACGTGGCAAATGCGGTTCTTGATGGGACGGATGCGGTAATGCTATCTGCAGAAACTGCAGCCGGTGACTTCCCTGTAGAAACAGTGAAAGCAATGGCAGAAGTATGCTTAGGTGCAGAAACACACCCTAGCATGAATGTCTCAAACCACCGCATCGAGTATACATTCGATTCAATTGAAGAAACCATTGCGATGTCGACAATGTATGCGGCGAATCACCTAAAAGGTGTAAAGGCTATTGTTGCATTGAGTGAGTCGGGTACTACGCCATTATTGATGTCTCGTATTAGTTCTGGCTTACCAATTTTCTGCTTGTCTCCACATCAAAAAACATTGAATGCGACAGCTCTTTACCGTGGTGTAACCCCGCTACAATTTAACACGGAAGGCTTATCTCAGGAACAAATCGTAGAAGGTACTTACGCAGTGCTTAAAGAAACAGGCCAAGTGCAACCAGGTGATATTATCTTGTTCACATTAGGCGATAAAATGGATACAGTTGGTTCAACCAATACCAGTAAAATCCTAAAAATAAAATAACTGTATTACTGTACTCAATTAGTCCCGCACTAATAAAAGGTTAAGCATCGTTTTATTACTATGCTTAACCTTGTAGATAATAATACAGACATAAAAAAACCGAGGCTGCTATATAAGATAACAGTCTCGGTTTTTTTTATTTTATTCTTTATTTAAAATCTAGCCCGTAAGCTAGATTTTAATAAGTTGCTCAGTTAGAACCTAAGCTACTTTATCATTTTTTGTTACTTTCGAAATACCCGCAAACTCTTCTGGTGTGAATGAGTCAACGTTAATAGCAGCAAAACGTAATGCATCAGCGGCCAGTAGTTCATCAGCTTCAACTTGTGTGATGATACCTTTCTCAACAGCAAGTGGCGCAGCAACTTTTGCAGCTAACTTACGTGGTATTGTACCTTTAGATGCAGCAATCGCGATTTTCTTCTCGATAGGCTGAACTTTGTACATTGCTTGGAACGCAGCTTCCATATCGAACATTGCTGTGTTTGCATCTTTCTCGTCACCAACATAACAAAGGTGTGTTAGGCGGTCACGTGCTTCGCTTGGTTTAAGCAGTACTTCACAAATTTCTTTTGAAATATCATCAGCTGGCATTTTGTAGCTGATGCCAAATGGGAACACTACAACTTTAAGTGTATTAGCAATTGCTTTGTTACCGAAGTTTTGGAAGAAACCAGAAAATGCTTTACCAATTTCAAACAAGTTACGTTCAATAGCCCAAGACAACATAGGTAAATCTTCAGCTTGACGACCTTGCTCTTCAAAATGTTTCAACGTTGCAGATGCAAGGTACAAGTTACTTAGTACATCACCTAAACGTGCAGAAATCATTTCACGACGTTTCAAGTCACCACCAAGTACTAGCATAGATACGTCAGCACACAGTGCTAATGCTTTACTCATACGCGTAAGTTGCTTGTAGTATTTCTTCGTTGGACCAGATACAGGCGCAGAATTTAACATGCCACCAGTCAGACCTTGGCCTAATGCACCAAAGAAGTTTTTCGTACCAAAGGCAATATGTTTAAGCAATAATTCATCAAATTGATCTAGTGCTTCTTTTTCATTTGGATTTGCAGCCGCTTGTAATTCACCTAGTACGTATGGGTGACAACGTGTTGCACCTTGACCAAAGATCATTAGGTTACGCGTAAGGATATTTGCACCCTCAACCGTAATTGCTACAGGGATACCCCAATAAGCGTGTGCTAGGTAGTTTTTAGGACCACACTGAATACCACTACCCGCTTGAATATCAAGCGCGTCATCAATAACAGTACGCGCCATTTCAGTCATATGATATTTAGAAATAGCAGTCACAATAGCAGGGCTTTGACCTAAATCTAGCGCACCTGTAGTGAATTTACGTGCAGCTTCAAGTTGGTAAGTTAAACCACCAATACGTGCAAGTGACTCTTGAACACCTTCAAACTTACCAATTGATAAGCCAAATTGTTTACGTACATATGAGTAAGCACCCGTCATACGTGCAGTTAAGTGACCACATGCAGTACCAAGTGCAGGTAAAGAAATACCACGGCCAGCAGATAAACATTCAACCAGCATACGCCAGCCTTTACCTACTTGACCAGCACCACCGATAACCCAATCCATTGGGATGAATACATCATCGCCATAAGTCGTACCATTCATGAATGCTAGACCCATTGGGAAATGACGGTCGCCAATTTCAACACCTTCGTGTGACGTAGGGATTAGTGCACAAGTAATACCGATATCAACTTGCTCACCAAGTAGACCATCTGGATCTTGTAGTTTAAATGCTAAGCCAAGTACAGTAGCTACTGGAGCTAGAGTAATATAACGCTTGCTCCACGATACGCGGATAC is part of the Moritella viscosa genome and encodes:
- a CDS encoding acyl-CoA dehydrogenase; its protein translation is MSAMSEFRKKNITAPLFKVFKSILPPLSQTEQEAMESGSVWWDGDLFAGSPDWNKMLSYPTPKLTKDEQSFIDNELKTLMSMLDDYKIVHEDRDLPKPVWDFIKSKGFFALIIPKEYGGKAFSAYANSTIVTTIATRSLSTAVTVMVPNSLGPGELLAHYGTQAEKDRWLPGLANGTEVPCFALTGPEAGSDAGGIPDMGRVVKEEFEGKETLGIRVSWSKRYITLAPVATVLGLAFKLQDPDGLLGEQVDIGITCALIPTSHEGVEIGDRHFPMGLAFMNGTTYGDDVFIPMDWVIGGAGQVGKGWRMLVECLSAGRGISLPALGTACGHLTARMTGAYSYVRKQFGLSIGKFEGVQESLARIGGLTYQLEAARKFTTGALDLGQSPAIVTAISKYHMTEMARTVIDDALDIQAGSGIQCGPKNYLAHAYWGIPVAITVEGANILTRNLMIFGQGATRCHPYVLGELQAAANPNEKEALDQFDELLLKHIAFGTKNFFGALGQGLTGGMLNSAPVSGPTKKYYKQLTRMSKALALCADVSMLVLGGDLKRREMISARLGDVLSNLYLASATLKHFEEQGRQAEDLPMLSWAIERNLFEIGKAFSGFFQNFGNKAIANTLKVVVFPFGISYKMPADDISKEICEVLLKPSEARDRLTHLCYVGDEKDANTAMFDMEAAFQAMYKVQPIEKKIAIAASKGTIPRKLAAKVAAPLAVEKGIITQVEADELLAADALRFAAINVDSFTPEEFAGISKVTKNDKVA